GGTCACGGCCAAGCATATAATCGCAGTCACCTCTGGCCGTTACTCGACGCGTACGCGTATTCTACCGGTGTACTGTATTTGTAGACGCCGATACATTCACTGCAGTTTCTTGAAACCGAGTAGCTTCCTGCACTGACCAAACCAACACAACACCGGCCGGCGATTTTTCAACATCGGCAGCCACTATATAAAATCGCGCGCCTCCCGCTTTCCAGCTCGACACAAAACAAAACCAACCGCCGCCTCCACTCGCGCTGTAGCTCTCCTCTCCCTTCCCCTTGTCTGCCACGACTCCAGCCAGACCTTCGAGtcttcgacgacgacgacaggccGGGGAGAAAACAGGCCGTCGTCGTCTCCGAGGTCTCTGTCTCTCCATCCATGGAGGAGGAGACGCCCAAGGCCAAGAAGCGGTCGTCGGTGCTCGGGAGCCTCCGGGAGGCGATCGCCAAGGTCCGGTTCCTGCTCTCCTTCAGCGCGACGCGGTGGATGCTGCTGAGGTCCCTGGCCGGCCGCGCGCGGCGCCTCAGCTTCGACTCGCGGCCGGGCCTGCTGGACGTCGAGGACAGCATCATCGCGTcgccggcctcctcctcctcgtcgtccagCTCCAGGATCACGTCCAGGTCGGCGAGCCTGGGCACGGCGACCACCAGGAGCCTGTCGCGGACCAGCAGCGCGGCCACGGCGTCGCCCGAGGCGCTGAAGAGGGCGTCGTCGTCCAGCGGCGGCGCGTCGCCGGCGGCgggggacgacgacgacgacatcgACCAGCGCGCGGAGCTGTTCATCGCCAACTTCTACAGGCAGCTGCGGATGGAGCGGCAGGTGTCGCTGCAGCTGCGGTACGTCCGGGGGAACAGCTGGGACAGGACTCTTGCCGCTTCTCCGTCTCCTTCCAGGGGAGGGTGATGATCCCGTAGATGCGCAGCAGAATAATAAGAATTGAATTGCGAGGTAGTAGTAGAGATCTTTTCCTTTGCTGCTTTTGCAGAGTGCGCGGTGACTGGATTTAGATGGGTATTTTTTTTCCTC
This window of the Sorghum bicolor cultivar BTx623 chromosome 7, Sorghum_bicolor_NCBIv3, whole genome shotgun sequence genome carries:
- the LOC8080632 gene encoding uncharacterized protein LOC8080632: MEEETPKAKKRSSVLGSLREAIAKVRFLLSFSATRWMLLRSLAGRARRLSFDSRPGLLDVEDSIIASPASSSSSSSSRITSRSASLGTATTRSLSRTSSAATASPEALKRASSSSGGASPAAGDDDDDIDQRAELFIANFYRQLRMERQVSLQLRYVRGNSWDRTLAASPSPSRGG